A genomic window from Babylonia areolata isolate BAREFJ2019XMU chromosome 9, ASM4173473v1, whole genome shotgun sequence includes:
- the LOC143286163 gene encoding uncharacterized protein LOC143286163 yields the protein MPSVLENFGLSPELDLGVLQAVWGHEVSNPDLLSSPAASLGRWLPLLPAPISQQITMALNQERPFLPPDVTPEMMAESNKTVPSMNHIEIIYRCIDFAMKAVDYQMAAALVYVVDRACYRFGKSAALLSIVDTIRQASPDTAIAPQVILRQARVMKDRGDLHTSMRVLDAVITRERKWDYKTAEQYENTKAVCVQIKGQILHNLGLWKEAVPPLVESVHSFNVVQDNKGTSSSLALLSRCLKKLEVQDYQELQRNFLGMFVTDHPFYEAYQKGVEAVRLIADLGVTVYAAHNQMVADESLLMFTIQHRHMTHKQKLDQFQVIVAEMKRSLANHRTVRYLHSLEVYLAFVRAVFIISLTLHFSPVPQDAELSRFLEKLSLELYAYMCQQMDGKGGDSSVSTSLHQNQYSVRRMNGTLALLGLPTLEGSADVDQEEVEKKWSEVEKKTMKSRGVTSSESGDTPSIDSTDSSCQKEESPLASSSSQSDKRKESQNADSSPANVGKARTFPAVNPSKFQHGRRLLSTRPVNQKFVGLAMSKEDLLSATCPAFAASVNQSNDQDDVDSSQPPVDVDCLVVSADSIASATASAATDTSGSALHSSSDRASGSSSDVSGSAPLSGSTTAPGSSSSDLSKTTSTGSATVDQSASTQSTSSGTADSWEVVTSTSGLSSTSTSSATVDQSASTRSTSSGTADSWEVSTTSTSGLSSSGASGVMPPSTGNRSDQGSKSSGNSIKSSSDTVDQQADTEPSSTSDSAETEETDLSPLVDVSSSYEVMAGLDLGSSVETSDSEEFLANFVPFDNKDVHKAVLMIYNPLTGLWTAQTTLAYQGPVLNMDTKGTHRDAFHVSFLHQDEPLGRYVGKRYRKGRRAPEVYMQDVVCQMLAGYYVTRFNQALQNCTLDIFQVQFLSAAHLQLLDKEGKVFDWINVEPFLHGSFLKLTNNLYFVSKKPEDEQGVEVATALSHFSYSETNGALMMVDLQGWTPTDRKGVVFLTDPVFHTRNMKQFSSGDRHQEGMDAFWTNQHPRCNRICQYLGLDKSRPDGNRYV from the exons ATGCCTTCAGTGTTAGAAAACTTTGGATTATCGCCAGAGTTAGACTTGg GTGTACTTCAGGCAGTATGGGGTCATGAGGTTTCAAACCCAGACCTTCTGTCATCTCCTGCCGCTTCACTCGGGAGATGGCTGCCGTTGTTGCCTGCGCCCATATCTCAGCAGATAACAATGGCGCTGAACCAGGAACGACCATTCTTACCACCAGATGTCACCCCAGAAATGATGGCCGAATCCAACAAAACTGTGCCATCAATGAACCACATTGAAATCATTTAT cgcTGCATTGACTTTGCCATGAAGGCTGTTGACTACCAGATGGCTGCTGCGCTGGTGTACGTGGTAGACCGTGCTTGTTACAG atttgGTAAGTCAGCGGCACTGTTGAGCATTGTGGATACAATACGGCAAGCCAGCCCTGACACAGCCATCGCTCCCCAGGTGATACTTCGCCAGGCACGGGTGATGAAAGACCGGGGAGATCTTCACACTTCCATGAGAGTCCTGGATGCTGTTATCACAAGAG AGAGAAAGTGGGATTACAAGACTGCAGAACAGTATGAAAACACTAAAGCTGTCTGCGTTCAAATCAAAGGACAGATTCTGCACAATCTGG GACTGTGGAAGGAGGCAGTACCTCCCCTCGTGGAATCTGTGCATTCGTTCAACGTCGTCCAGGACAACAAAGGGACATCGTCCTCACTGGCCCTCCTGTCTCGCTGTCTGAAGAAGCTGGAAGTGCAGGACTACCAGGAGCTGCAGAGAAACTTCCTGGGCATGTTTGTCACAGACCATCCCTTCTATGAGGCATATCAGAAAGGTGTGGAAGCTGTGCGCCTCATCGCAGACCTGGGGGTGAcggtgtatgctgcacacaatcag ATGGTGGCTGATGAGTCCTTGCTGATGTTCACCATCCAGCACCGCCACATGACCCACAAGCAGAAGCTGGACCAGTTCCAGGTGATCGTGGCTGAGATGAAGCGCAGCCTGGCCAACCACCGCACCGTGCGCTACCTGCACAGCCTGGAGGTCTACCTGGCCTTCGTGCGTGCCGTCTTCATCATCAGCCTGACGCTGCACTTCTCCCCTGTGCCTCAGGATGCTGAACTCTCCCGCTTCCTGGAGAAGCTCAGCCTGGAGCTGTATGCCTACATGTGTCAGCAGATGGACGGCAAGGGGGGAGACAGCTCCGTGTCAACCTCGCTGCATCAGAACCAGTACTCGGTTCGCAGGATGAACGGCACCCTGGCTCTGCTGGGACTGCCCACGCTGGAAGGAAGCGCCGATGTGGatcaggaggaggtggagaaaaagtGGAGTGAAGTTGAAAAGAAGACCATGAAATCAAGGGGAGTCACTTCGTCGGAGAGTGGAGACACACCATCCATTGACAGCACAGACTCGTCTTGTCAGAAGGAGGAGTCGCCTCTTGCTTCAAGTTCTTCACAGTCTGATAAGAGAAAAGAAAGTCAAAATGCTGACTCCAGTCCGGCCAATGTTGGCAAGGCTAGAACCTTCCCAGCGGTGAATCCGTCCAAGTTCCAGCATGGAAGAAGGCTGTTGTCGACCCGGCCTGTGAACCAGAAGTTTGTTGGCCTTGCAATGAGCAAAGAAGATCTTCTTAGCGCTACCTGCCCAGCCTTTGCTGCCAGTGTGAACCAGAGCAATGATCAAGATGATGTTGATTCTTCCCAGCCGCCAGTGGATGTGGACTGCCTTGTTGTGTCAGCAGACTCCATCGCTTCAGCCACAGCCAGTGCTGCCACCGACACATCTGGCAGTGCACTCCACAGCTCATCAGACAGGGCATCAGGCTCATCTTCAGATGTGTCAGGTTCTGCACCACTCAGCGGTTCAACCACTGCCCCTGGCTCTTCATCTTCGGACCTTTCTAAGACAACCAGTACCGGCTCTGCCACAGTGGACCAGTCAGCATCAACCCAAAGCACTTCGTCAGGCACAGCAGACAGTTGGGAAGTAGTGACCAGTACTTCTGGTCTTTCTTCAACCAGTACCAGCTCTGCCACAGTGGACCAGTCGGCATCAACCCGAAGCACTTCCTCGGGGACAGCAGACAGTTGGGAAGTATCAACAACCAGCACTTCTGGTCTGTCTTCTTCTGGCGCTTCAGGTGTAATGCCCCCATCCACTGGAAACCGTTCTGACCAGGGGTCAAAGTCCTCAGGGAACTCCATCAAGAGCAGCTCAGATACCGTGGATCAGCAGGCAGACACGGAGCCTTCCAGCACCTCAGACAGCGCAGAGACTGAGGAGACTGATCTGTCTCCCCTGGTGGATGTGTCGTCATCCTATGAGGTGATGGCGGGCCTGGATCTGGGAAGTAGCGTGGAGACCAGCGACTCTGAGGAGTTTTTGGCAAACTTCGTTCCCTTTGACAACAAAGACGTACACA AGGCTGTGCTGATGATCTACAATCCCCTGACCGGCCTGTGGACGGCACAGACAACTCTGGCCTATCAGGGCCCTGTACTCAACATGGACACCAAGGGAACTCACCGGGATGCTTTCCACGTCAGCTTTCTGCATCAGGATGAGCCACTTGGAAG GTATGTAGGCAAACGCTACCGCAAAGGTCGCCGAGCGCCGGAGGTGTACATGCAAGATGTGGTGTGTCAGATGCTGGCTGGGTACTATGTCACCCGCTTCAACCAGGCCCTTCAGAATTGCACCCTGGACATTTTTCAG GTGCAGTTCCTAAGCGCCGCCCATCTCCAGCTTCTGGACAAGGAGGGCAAGGTCTTCGACTGGATCAATGTGGAGCCGTTCCTGCACGGCAGCTTCCTCAAGCTGACCAACAATCTGTACTTTGTGTCCAAGAAGCCGGAGGACGAGCAGGGAGTGGAGGTGGCCACCGCCCTCTCCCACTTCTCCTATTCTGAGACGAACGGGGCGCTGATGATGGTGGACCTTCAGGGGTGGACGCCGACTGACCGCAAGGGGGTGGTCTTCCTGACGGACCCTGTGTTCCACACACGCAACATGAAGCAGTTCTCCAGCGGGGACCGGCACCAGGAGGGCATGGACGCCTTCTGGACCAACCAGCACCCCAGGTGCAACCGCATTTGTCAGTACCTGGGGCTGGACAAGAGCCGACCTGATGGCAACAGGTACGTGTGA